TGCAAAGGGCTGGACaagctggaggagaagctgcccatcctgcagcagcccccTGAGAAGGTACCAGGGGTGGGTGGGGTGGGCAAACACGCGGGGGGACCCCCCAGCAGCGCCTGACGGGGGGCTGTgggtgtcccctcccagctcctctcgGACACCAAGCTCCTGGTGACCTCCACGGTGACGGGGGCCCGGGACGTGCTGAGCAGCACCGTGGCCGGCGCCAGGGATGCCGTGACCAGCCGGGTGACCGGCGTGGTGGACATGACCCGGGGGGCCGTGCAGGGCGGCGTGGAGCTGACCAGGTCAGCGGTCAGCAGCGGGGTCAGCACCGTCATGGGCTCCTCCGTGGGCCAGATGGTGGCCAGCGGGGTGGGCTCCGTGCTGGAGAAGTCGGAGGAGCTGGTGGACCATTACCTGCCCATGACCAACGAGGAGCTGGGTGAGCGGCTGATCCCGACCCCCCCCGGAGATGTGTCGTGGGATGATGGTGGGaaaaggggcttggagcagcccctggagctGAGGAAGAGCTCAGCAAAGGTGCCAAGTTtggctgcccagcccagccagggacaTCCATGGCAGCCTGGTCCTGGTCCAGCAGGAATTGAGGGACCCACTGGGGTGTTTTCCAGCCccaacccttccctcccctcatCCCAAGCACAAAGAGACTCGGGGGGCTCCTGGTGTTTTTCATCAGAAAACCCTTTATATTCATGTTGGTCGAAATCACAAGAAATTAGGGAGGAGGGGTGGGCAGAGCCCGGGCAGGGTGATggaggctctgcagggaggtggtggtggtggtggtggtggtggtggtggggcctcctcagcagctcctgtccctcAGCCAAGCTGGCCACGGCCGTGGAGGGCTTCGAGCcggagcagcagaagcagcagcagagctactTCGTGCGCCTGGGCTCCCTGTCCAGCAAGGTGCAGCACAGAGCCCTCCAGCACTCCCTGGGCAAGCTGCAGAGCGCCCGCCACAGCAGCCAGGacctgctggcacagctccagcgTGCCCTCGACCTGGTAGGACCCATCCCCGTGCCCCCCAACATGTCACCCCAGCGTgtcacccacccacccacccaccgtggactctcctctcctctctcccaggtGGAGCACCTGAAGCAGGGCGTGGACCAGCggctgcagggagggcaggagaagctgcagcagaTGTGGCTGGAGTGGAGGATGAAGCAGCCGGGCGCTGCCACCAAGGACCCGGCGGCACCGGCGGCACCGATGGCACCGGAGGTGGGCGGAGGGCAGGGGGTGTCCCCGCGGGGGTGACCCGGGGCTCgtcccccagccctccccagccctccccagccctccccagtcctccccagccctccccagtcctccccagccctccccagccctccccagccctccccagccctccccagccctccccagccctccccagccctccccagccctccccagtcctccccagccctccccagccctccccagccaTCCCCAGTCCTCCCCAgtcctccccagccctccccagtcctccccagccctccccagccctcaccGGCCCGTTTTCCCCCCGCAGACGGTGGAGTCGGGCGCGCTGGCCATGCTGCAGGGGCTggcccagcagctgcagagctcctgccagcccctgctgctcgGCCTGCAGGGCCTGCCCGGCAGCATCCAGGACACGGCGGGGCAGGTCCGGCACAACGTGGAGGAGCTGCGGGCGGCCCTGGCCTCGGCCGGGTCCCTGCAGGACCTGtcgggggctgtgctggctcgTGCCCGTGCCCACGCCACCCGTGCCCGGCAGCTGATGGACGAGCTGGTGGAGAAGGTGGCCTCCAACCCCCCCCTGACGTGGCTGGTGGGACCCTTCGCCCCCTCCAACGAGCGCCCCGTGGAGATAAAGTAGTGTCCTCTGGGCTGCCCGtgccctccccacaccccccaaaAGCCTCAGCAGGAGCAGATACTaaacccccccctcccccaagcCCACCTTGCCCCCCTAACCTTGTGCCTGCCCCCCCCTCGCACAGCTCTGTCCCTTGtcccctgctctgtcccttgTCCCCTGCAGGAACATGCCTTGGACCCCCAAGTGCCTGCTGGgggtcccctccagcccccctggaggggtcccctctgcccccagtgCCTTTCTTGTAGGGTGAGACCAGCCCAAGAAGCAATAAACTGGTTAGTTTTGCACCGGGCTGAGGTTTCTttggaggggttggggggggggttgggttGGTATCGGGGCTCTGGAGGAACAACCCCCACCCCCCACGACCTGGGGACCCCCATTCCACGGGCAGGGACCCCCCCTGGCCTGTCCCCCGTGCTGGtgggagcaggagaagggctggcagggggaTCAGGAGCTGGGGGGCCTGGAGGGGCTGAGTCAGACCcatcctggggagggggggtctGGCAGTGAGGGGGTGCAGGGCAGGACCTGCTCACCCCACTGGGGGCAACAGgcacccccctgtgccccccctgtgccccccatcTCACGCCCTGGGGTGTCACCCACCCCCCAGTGCCAATGTcctggtgctggggctgagTGTGGGGGCTGAGCCAGACCCCAGGGCCCCCCCAGTGGGTGTCCCCTCACCCCACGTGCCCCAGCTGCCCACCCCTCCTGCCAccagccccccgtgccccccgtgccccagCGGTGGTCCCGCTGCAGCACTTGGCAGTGGGGATAGCACCGAggccacccccacccccccagacCCAGGGGGTGCCCCAAATTCAACCTGGCACAGCTGAAACCACGTCCTGGGTGGCACCAACACGGCTCAGGTCGTGCCTGGGTGTTTGTTATTCCATTGGCTGCAGCCAAAGGGATTTGAGCTGGACATGGTGTGTCCCCCACAtccacccccaaacccccctgagCCAGGGGGATGTCCCACTCCTGGGGTCTGGGTTGCCCCCACATCTTTCCCATCCCAAGGATGGGGCTGACCCTCTGGAAAAACCTCCTCCCATTCCAGGCAGTTGGGCAAGaggcacatggtgtgtgtggggggattttttctggggttttatttgggttttgtgaaATCAGCCCTTGGAAAAAGCCAAGCCTCCAAAGGGGGGCTGGGGATCCTCCCTCAGGGTCTGGGCACAAAGAGGAGCCGGGAATGTCTTTGTTggacctggaaaaaaaaagctctggaGCTGTTGCAAAAGAGCAAAGAGACCaagagccagagctggtgcCCAGCACGGGGCAGGAGGATGCCCCGAGTCCCTTCCTGGGGCACTTAGGAGAGAACACACCggttttattctgtttttacCCCAAAAGTTGGtgcccagccctcctgctgcccctggggCAGAAGgatccagctccagcagctccctctggctggagggaggaggatgatggtgggaaaaggggcttggagcagcccctggagctGAGGAAGAGCTCAGCAAAGGTGCCAAGTTTGgctgctcagcccagccagggacaTCCATGGCAGACTGGTCCTGGTCCAGAGGGAATTTGGGGACCCACTGGGGTGTTTTCCAGCCccaacccttccctcccctcatCCCAAGCACAAAGAGACTCGAGGGGCTCCTGGTGTTTTTCATTAGAAAACCCTTTATATTCATTTCATGTCGGTCGAAATCACGAGAAATTAggtaggagggaaaaaaaaaaaaaaaccaaaccaaaaaaacaaacaaaacaaaaataaaacagccaaaaaaaaaaaaaaccaacaaaataaaatcaaaataataaaaagggaggggggacaAATACAgacaccagcacagcccccccacGGGCGGTGCCTCCGCAGGGACACGGGACAAGACCAAGGACATTGGCTACGTGTGACTTAGGGAAGTGACTCCAGCAGGGGATGAGGCACAGGCTGGtctcccttcccagcctctcctcctcctcctcctcctcctcctcctcctgctccaggtgGGAGCTGTTCCCTCAGCTCTCCTCCGTGTCCTCCGCAGCCTCCGGCTCCCGCTCCGGCCCGGCTCGCTCGGCCTTGGGATAGTCCTGCACGCTGCTGGGGGAGACAATCCCACATCCCAGTTCCTTCCCAGGCTGGGAAAACCCTGACACggcccccagctccccctggATCACCCTGGGAAGAGCCCAGTGGGTcacaggcagccccagccccccacACTCACTTGTTGTGGGGCTCCTCGGGCGCCTCCggctctgcagctcccaccccTTGGCttttgtccttctcctctgTGCCCTCTGATTTTTGGGACAGGGACTCGCCGTTCACAGGACCTGGCAGGTCTgacagggaaaagagagagaggctCAGGCACTTGGAGCCTCTTGTCCATCCCAACCCCAGTGGGCCAAGGATCCACAGCCACAGGTTGTCCCCAGACATCCAACTGAGCCCGAGGGGACCCCGGGCCTGGCTGAGCCCAAGAGATGCAGCAAGAAGGGCCTCAAAACCtccaccccccagcccagggtggaTTTTCCCCGGCAGCTCCTCCAGGAATGCTCTTGCAGCACCCCTGGGCCGTCCTGGCTCTGAGGGTGGAAGATCCCAGTCACCAGCTGCCTGGGTAAGGGCCTGAGCCGGTGTCCAAGGACATCTCTACATTCCCCTGTTggagcagagctcaggctgGCTGGGAGGAACCATCCTGGGCCAAAATCCAGCCTGGAGGCCCCCAGAGCCCGGGCGTGGGGCCCGAGGTTTGCCCTCTGCCCTCGCTGCGCCAGCACTCCACGCCCAGCCCTTTCCCACCCCTGGCACTCGGGCAAAGCAGGGCCTGGAGGGGCTGATCCCTCCACCACCCAGGCCAAGAGCCCCCTCCCCgtgcccctgctccccagtgggatgggacatGCCCCGGGAAGGGCCTCGGGATCCCGCCCAGGGGTGTTCAGGGAGCGTTACCAGCGTtcgtctcctcctcctcctcccccttctcgTTCCGCGCCTCCGCCCCCGGCAGCTTCTCCGGGCCCTTCTCCGCCTCCCCCTTGTCCTTCTCAGGCCCGGCTTTGTTGGCTTTCTGGAGGGCCTCCAGCTTTGGTCCCAGCACACGGGACTTCAAGCGGGTGTAGACCTCGGCAGCTTTCTCCATCACGTCCTTGTTGGCTTTGTAGCGACGGATCTGCCCcggggagcgggaggagggaCCCCCTTAGAGCCTGGGGGGGCCCCACACCGGCTCCAGGGAGGGACTGAGCCCTCTGCTCTACCTTCTTCAGCGTGGCCACCACGTCCGTGTGCTTCTGGAGGAtgtgggaggtgacctggagcgtccccagctcctccagcgCGTTCAGACACCGCTTGATGTCCTGTGGGGTGGCACCGGGTGGCACCGGGCTCAGGAGCGTCCCCGAGGGCGCCCGGGGAGCTCCCAGCACGCCcagaagggaggaggaagagcagccctggcactgcagcccaGCACTCACCGGGTTATCCACCTTCAGGGCAAACTTGACCTCACTGTGCAgcttctgcagcttctcctccaCCGTGggctctggagcagggacagagacaggCCAAGGGATCAGGACACcaggggaggccctggcactgcccagagcCCGGGATCCACCTGGGATctccccccccagccagggtCTGGTGTCCTCCTGCACCTCCAAGGtcagcagagccccagggagcTCTTCAGAGAGGATTGGGGTGGCCCAACACGGGGAGGGGGTCTCTGTCTCTGCACCGTAAATGCTCCCTGATGCCATCCCGGGAAAGGCCCTGGAACAACCTCACTGTTCCCTGTGAGACACatccatccctgtcccagggaTGGAGGAACCACCCCTGgatcccttccctccctctcctcccctccgTGGTGGGAAGCAGTGGCTCTCTcaccctttttcttctccatcctCCTTTCAGGGATGGGGTCGGATTTCTTCCGGCCTCGTTCCACTTTC
The window above is part of the Pseudopipra pipra isolate bDixPip1 chromosome 27, bDixPip1.hap1, whole genome shotgun sequence genome. Proteins encoded here:
- the LOC135403400 gene encoding perilipin-3-like; the protein is MATPEPATAQPKAEEQQSIGTRVANLPLVSSAYDMVSSAYSSTKESHPYVRSVCDAAEKGVKTLTAAAVSGAQPLLTRLEPQISSANELACKGLDKLEEKLPILQQPPEKLLSDTKLLVTSTVTGARDVLSSTVAGARDAVTSRVTGVVDMTRGAVQGGVELTRSAVSSGVSTVMGSSVGQMVASGVGSVLEKSEELVDHYLPMTNEELAKLATAVEGFEPEQQKQQQSYFVRLGSLSSKVQHRALQHSLGKLQSARHSSQDLLAQLQRALDLVEHLKQGVDQRLQGGQEKLQQMWLEWRMKQPGAATKDPAAPAAPMAPETVESGALAMLQGLAQQLQSSCQPLLLGLQGLPGSIQDTAGQVRHNVEELRAALASAGSLQDLSGAVLARARAHATRARQLMDELVEKVASNPPLTWLVGPFAPSNERPVEIK